Proteins encoded in a region of the Coffea eugenioides isolate CCC68of chromosome 4, Ceug_1.0, whole genome shotgun sequence genome:
- the LOC113768414 gene encoding FHA domain-containing protein PS1 — protein MQHIGTKTQETEERKMATEIEKELEKSAVEEAKEVEEKEKKIPVFTVLKNNSILKNIFLIDTPPDSLLPTAASSSSSSTWTIPKDEKQEEGLLEEILVVGRHPDCNITVEHPSISRFHLRIHSIPSLESLSVIDLSSVHGTWVSGKKIEAGVQVKLNEGDTLRLGGSTRVYRLHWVPLSRAYDMKNPFVPPLDELEPVEQRAEQIPMHQDEDGLYPQDDQSYCVGDYFEGLDLLFADMNMISSIKQLTPSETVMHEEDIKPTFPFEKDAENKIEIAEMQPVWQFDKEDSIRKVCLASASHEEDPDSRPVTSQRRSGMSIWERRGKSASVHIETGRDREDCIEANADLTIQLENNENIRNGSPSQDLFTAADWSEEIFTSDKENHTPDILLNRPLKEMDLGKVKHQFSVDSLLSSLDDHVEEAFTPDKENMTPKTHLFKSMKRLGKLEEINHLKSYRSSPLKNAGSIKHECLDMLVLSDDRNQVSNLLREKKSANPAPRSLARSKAAILKVREDRVPFQSLLVNSSKTKSEASDPAGRIGSSKSVKNPQMTEATHSFLNSSEENRTWTMVVDTACLLDKESRKALQLMQGLQGTSLIIPRIVIRELDSMKRHSTLFKRTAGADSALQWIEESMVKAKWWIHVQSSLEDARPIAPTPRSIPLSESNEEKEKFSIGSIPYAPFGSLLDIVSPTTEDHVLECALFFRKIGNNGQLILLSNDVTLKIKAMAEGLRCETAEEFRESLVNPFSERFLWTASSPRGPTWSCLDDVVLREKYYNGPSRKQSKLEPAKGLKLILLHNSQYKQISSVS, from the exons ATGCAACACATAGGCACAAAAACTCAAGAAAcagaggagagaaaaatggcaACAGAAATTGAAAAGGAGCTTGAGAAATCAGCAGTAGAAGAAGCAAAAGAAGTagaagaaaaggagaagaaaatcCCAGTGTTCACAGTACTGAAGAACAACTCCATTTTAAAGAACATTTTCCTCATAGATACGCCTCCTGATTCGCTGCTGCCTActgctgcttcttcttcttcttcttctacttgGACGATTCCTAAAGATGAAAAGCAAGAAGAAGGATTGTTGGAAGAGATTTTGGTGGTTGGTAGGCACCCAGATTGTAATATCACGGTGGAACACCCCAGCATCAGTAGATTCCATCTCCGCATTCATTCCATTCCCTCTCTTGAATCGCTCTCTGTCATCGACTTATCCTCTG TACATGGTACTTGGGTATCTGGGAAGAAGATCGAGGCTGGTGTTCAGGTAAAGTTGAATGAGGGTGATACTCTGCGGCTTGGTGGATCAACTAGAGTGTATAGACTGCATTGGGTGCCACTGAGCCGTGCATATGATATGAAGAACCCTTTTGTGCCTCCATTGGATGAGTTGGAGCCAGTGGAACAAAGAGCAGAACAAATACCTATGCATCAG GATGAGGACGGCTTGTACCCTCAAGATGATCAATCTTATTGTGTCGGTGATTACTTTGAAGGTTTGGATTTACTGTTTGCTGATATGAACATGATCTCATCGATTAAACAATTAACTCCATCAGAAACTGTAATGCATGAAGAAGACATAAAACCAACATTTCCTTTCGAAAAGGATGCGGAGAATAAGATTGAAATTGCTGAAATGCAACCTGTTTGGCAATTTGATAAAGAGGACAGTATCCGGAAAGTCTGCCTTGCTTCTGCCTCACATGAAGAGGATCCTGATAGTCGCCCAGTAACATCACAGAGAAGATCTGGTATGAGCATATGGGAAAGAAGGGGTAAATCTGCTTCTGTTCATATTGAAACTGGCAGAGATAGAGAAGATTGCATAGAGGCCAATGCTGATCTAACGATACAATTGGAGAACAACGAGAATATCAGAAATGGATCACCTTCACAAGATTTGTTTACTGCTGCAGATTGGTCTGAAGAAATTTTTACTTCAGATAAAGAGAATCACACTCCCGATATCCTATTAAATAGGCCATTAAAGGAGATGGACCTGGGTAAAGTGAAACACCAATTTAGTGTGGATTCTCTGCTTTCTTCTTTGGATGATCATGTGGAAGAAGCTTTTACACCAGATAAAGAGAACATGACTCCTAAAACTCATCTATTTAAGTCCATGAAAAGATTGGGAAAGTTGGAAGAGATTAACCATTTAAAATCATATAGATCATCTCCTTTAAAAAATGCCGGTTCAATTAAACATGAATGTCTAGACATGCTTGTACTTTCAGATGATCGGAATCAAGTCAGCAATTTACTTCGAGAAAAGAAATCAGCAAATCCTGCCCCTAGAAGTCTAGCTAGGTCAAAGGCAGCTATCTTGAAGGTTAGGGAAGATAGGGTGCCCTTTCAGTCTTTGCTGGTGAACTCAAGTAAAACCAAATCTGAAGCTTCAGACCCAGCCGGAAGAATAGGAAGCTCTAAATCTGTGAAGAATCCACAAATGACAGAGGCAACTCATTCCTTTCTA AACTCTTCTGAAGAAAATAGGACTTGGACCATGGTTGTGGACACTGCTTGTTTGCTAGACAAAGAGTCAAGGAAGGCATTGCAGCTAATGCAAGGTCTCCAAGGAACTAGTTTAATCATCCCCAGAATTg TCATAAGGGAACTAGACAGCATGAAGAGGCATAGTACCTTGTTTAAAAGAACAGCGGGGGCTGACTCAGCATTACAGTGGATTGAAGAATCTATGGTGAAAGCAAAATGGTGGATTCATGTGCAGAGTTCGCTGGAAGATGCGAGACCAATTGCACCAACCCCTCGTTCTATTCCTTTATCTGAATCAAATGAAGAAAAGGAGAAATTTTCAATTGGCTCCATTCCATATGCTCCTTTTGGTAGTTTACTGGATATAGTTTCACCAACAACAGAAGACCATGTCCTTGAATGTGCTCTTTTCTTCAGAAAAATTGGGAATAATGGACAGCTCATCCTTCTTAGTAATGATGTCACTCTCAAGATCAAGGCCATGGCAGAA GGTTTGCGCTGCGAGACAGCAGAGGAATTCCGTGAGAGTCTAGTGAACCCATTCTCAGAGAGATTTTTGTGGACTGCCAGCTCTCCAAGAGGACCCACTTGGTCTTGCCTTGATGATGTTGTTCTCAGGGAGAAATACTACAATGGCCCTTCAAGAAAGCAGTCAAAATTAGAACCTGCGAAGGGCTTGAAGCTCATATTGCTTCACAATTCCCAGTACAAGCAAATCAGCTCAGTTAGCTAA